The Siniperca chuatsi isolate FFG_IHB_CAS linkage group LG7, ASM2008510v1, whole genome shotgun sequence genome includes a window with the following:
- the c1qtnf5 gene encoding complement C1q tumor necrosis factor-related protein 5 → MTSLRLLPLLHSLLLLQVHLSNQLEDNKIPPSLCTGHPGIPGSPGAHGGPGQPGRDGRDGRDAAPGEKGEKGDRGDPGETGVRGLTGDRGDPGEKGERGQAGECAVAPKSAFSAKLSEGHALPLTIGDVVRFDKIVLNEQGDYNTETGRFTCKVPGVYYFAVHATVYRASLQFDLMKNAHTVASYFQFYGNWPKPASLSGGSLLHLVPGDQVWVQMALSEYNGLYSSTKTDSTFTGFLVYSDWKNSAVFA, encoded by the exons ATGACCTCACTCAGGCTGTTGCCCTTGCTGcactccctccttctcctccaagTCCACCTCTCCAACCAGCTAGAAGACAACAAGATCCCTCCCAGTCTGTGCACTGGTCACCCTGGTATACCGGGCTCTCCTGGAGCTCACGGCGGTCCTGGTCAGCCGGGGAGAGACGGGAGGGACGGGAGAGATGCTGCTCCGGGCGAgaagggagagaagggggaCAGGGGAGACCCAG gtGAGACAGGAGTGCGAGGCCTGACCGGGGACAGAGGTGACCcaggagagaaaggggagaggGGGCAAGCAGGAGAGTGCGCAGTGGCCCCCAAATCAGCCTTCAGTGCCAAACTATCCGAGGGCCACGCTTTACCCCTCACTATAGGCGATGTAGTTCGCTTCGACAAGATCGTGCTCAATGAACAGGGCGACTACAACACGGAGACGGGACGCTTCACCTGCAAAGTCCCTGGAGTTTACTACTTTGCCGTCCACGCCACTGTCTACCGTGCCAGCCTccagtttgacctgatgaaaaACGCACACACGGTGGCATCTTACTTCCAGTTCTACGGCAACTGGCCCAAACCGGCGTCTCTGTCAGGCGGCTCCCTGCTCCACCTCGTCCCTGGTGACCAGGTGTGGGTCCAGATGGCTCTGTCAGAGTACAACGGATTATACTCCAGCACCAAGACAGACAGCACCTTCACTGGCTTCCTGGTGTACTCAGACTGGAAAAACTCTGCTGTGTTTGCATGA
- the rnf26 gene encoding E3 ubiquitin-protein ligase RNF26 translates to MGLVNFVISTVGKCLDAVCLLLDLNFLIVHSVVRAILAVITLITSLPALFLNSMVELGNLMVCCLMSMAEATSDVAHGTVSMLGSLVLALEGLLESLKMVGYLSMHVLLRGKEHLYRGLLSVLEGCGIAVSLVVYFTNTVVNFALIATQNIYLTAVSVWQTVSSPLQKVLELTLTSFTFLYSSLVGTSTFLWSPCKLVLDFLVSLVHMFISIFILNIYGLLLTVTIALTTTAYLNPGLTRQAAVQVVDYMNSFAALRRFHLAIHRLASALRSAPDFVHGAMQRLSRIRHHLYLLERRVWQQLSQLSSELGLALRTQLHRDTNNRVHGDGDPREERRDPPDGRAGDGAHQEMLDLVFPSSSTDRPLKKQSTSGKDSEPLPAESLLTLLKEHEDRKKCVICQDCTKTVVLLPCRHLCLCRDCTNILLRQPIYQQNCPLCRHMILNTMDVYV, encoded by the coding sequence ATGGGTTTGGTGAACTTTGTAATCTCCACTGTGGGAAAATGCCTGGACGCCGTCTGCCTACTGCTGGACCTGAATTTTCTCATCGTCCACAGCGTGGTGCGGGCTATCCTGGCGGTTATCACCTTAATAACCAGCCTGCCCGCCCTCTTCCTCAACTCAATGGTGGAGTTGGGAAACTTAATGGTGTGTTGCTTGATGTCCATGGCAGAGGCGACGTCAGACGTAGCCCACGGTACTGTCTCCATGCTGGGGAGCTTGGTGCTGGCTCTGGAGGGGCTTCTGGAGAGCCTGAAGATGGTGGGTTACCTGTCCATGCACGTTCTACTTCGTGGGAAGGAGCACCTGTACAGAGGTCTGCTGTCGGTGCTGGAGGGCTGTGGCATCGCTGTCAGCCTGGTGGTCTATTTCACCAACACAGTGGTCAATTTTGCACTCATTGCCACCCAGAACATTTACTTGACGGCAGTCAGTGTGTGGCAGACGGTCTCCAGCCCGCTGCAGAAGGTGCTGGAGCTCACGCTGACCTCCTTCACCTTTCTGTACAGCAGCCTGGTTGGGACTTCGACTTTCCTGTGGTCGCCCTGTAAACTTGTGTTGGACTTTCTGGTCTCGCTGGTTCATATGTTTATCAGCATCTTCATATTGAATATCTATGGCCTCCTGCTCACTGTCACTATTGCTCTAACTACCACGGCCTACCTGAACCCAGGGCTGACCCGACAGGCTGCTGTGCAAGTTGTGGATTACATGAACTCTTTTGCTGCCCTGCGCAGATTTCATCTGGCTATCCACCGCCTTGCTTCAGCCTTGCGGAGTGCCCCAGATTTTGTGCATGGCGCCATGCAGCGCCTGTCAAGGATACGCCATCACCTCTACCTGCTAGAGAGAAGAGTTTGGCAGCAGCTGTCTCAACTCAGCAGCGAGCTAGGTCTGGCTCTGAGGACACAGCTCCACAGGGACACCAACAACAGAGTACATGGCGATGGTGACCCCAGAGAGGAGAGGCGGGACCCACCAGATGGAAGAGCAGGAGATGGAGCCCACCAGGAGATgctggatttagttttcccatcaTCAAGCACAGACAGACCACTAAAGAAGCAGTCGACTTCAGGCAAAGACAGTGAACCTCTGCCTGCGGAGAGTCTTCTGACTCTGCTGAAGGAGCACGAGGACAGGAAGAAGTGTGTGATCTGTCAGGACTGTACCAAGACGGTGGTGCTGCTGCCATGCAGGCACCTCTGCTTGTGTAGAGACTGTACGAACATCCTGTTGAGGCAGCCCATCTACCAGCAGAACTGCCCGCTCTGTCGGCACATGATCCTGAACACTATGGACGTGTATGTATGA